In Kitasatospora sp. NA04385, a single genomic region encodes these proteins:
- a CDS encoding RNA polymerase sigma-70 factor, with amino-acid sequence MSKVEEFEELRPLLFSVAYRILGSVGEAEDAVQESWLRYDAAPVRPESPRAYLCTTVTRIAIDVLRSARVRREAYVGDWLPEPLLDDPYQDPARATELADSLSMAALLLLERLSPLERSVFVLREVFAFGFDEVAAAVGRSEAACRQLLVRARRHLGEGRPRFEADPGEQRALAQRFFEALSRGDLEGLQSLLAADVQLVGDGGGKAPQLARAVTGAEQVARLLATFYPLMVRTGISCEPREVNGQPGALFRDREGKVLHVLALEVLDGRVRAVRSVINPDKLGHLGPVADAWAVDREVRRARRRER; translated from the coding sequence ATGAGCAAGGTCGAGGAGTTCGAGGAACTGCGGCCGCTGCTGTTCTCCGTCGCGTACCGCATCCTGGGCAGCGTCGGCGAGGCGGAGGACGCGGTGCAGGAGAGCTGGCTGCGCTACGACGCCGCGCCCGTCCGGCCGGAATCGCCCCGGGCGTACCTGTGCACCACGGTGACCCGGATCGCGATCGACGTCCTGCGCTCCGCCCGGGTGCGGCGCGAGGCGTACGTCGGCGACTGGCTGCCCGAACCGCTGCTCGACGACCCCTACCAGGACCCGGCCCGCGCGACCGAGCTGGCCGACTCGCTGTCGATGGCGGCGCTGCTGCTGCTGGAACGGCTCAGCCCGCTGGAACGGTCGGTGTTCGTGCTGCGGGAGGTCTTCGCCTTCGGCTTCGACGAGGTCGCCGCCGCGGTCGGGCGCTCGGAGGCGGCCTGCCGCCAGCTGCTCGTCCGGGCCCGCCGCCACCTGGGCGAGGGACGGCCCCGGTTCGAGGCCGACCCCGGGGAGCAGCGCGCACTCGCGCAGCGGTTCTTCGAGGCGCTCTCCCGGGGCGATCTGGAGGGGTTGCAGAGCCTGTTGGCCGCCGACGTCCAGCTGGTCGGGGACGGCGGTGGCAAGGCCCCGCAGCTGGCCCGCGCCGTCACCGGGGCCGAGCAGGTGGCGCGGCTGCTGGCGACCTTCTACCCGCTGATGGTCCGCACCGGCATCAGCTGCGAGCCGCGCGAGGTCAACGGGCAGCCGGGCGCGCTGTTCCGCGACCGCGAGGGCAAGGTCCTGCACGTGCTGGCGCTGGAGGTCCTCGACGGGCGGGTCCGGGCCGTCCGCTCGGTCATCAACCCGGACAAGCTCGGCCACCTCGGCCCGGTCGCCGACGCCTGGGCCGTCGACCGGGAGGTCCGGCGGGCCCGCAGGCGGGAACGCTGA
- a CDS encoding HdeD family acid-resistance protein: MSAPYRIDSRDDLPGPFQQLARLAWQAVLAGGLISLALGIVVLVWPKQTLWVIGVLFGLYLLVIGVVQLVGAFGTHASTALRVLAFISGAICVLLGLLCFRSAAQSVLLLALWIGIGWLFRGITHLAAVASDPMMPARGWQGFVGGLSVLAGIVLMVWPAHSITALAILAACGLVVIGLTEIVAALRIRSGAKQYPRDL; encoded by the coding sequence ATGAGTGCCCCGTATCGGATCGATTCCCGTGACGACCTGCCCGGGCCGTTCCAGCAGCTGGCCCGGCTGGCCTGGCAGGCGGTGCTGGCGGGCGGTCTGATCTCGCTGGCGCTGGGGATCGTCGTGCTGGTGTGGCCGAAGCAGACGCTGTGGGTGATCGGCGTGCTGTTCGGCCTGTACCTGCTGGTGATCGGCGTGGTGCAGCTGGTCGGGGCGTTCGGCACGCACGCGTCGACGGCGCTGCGGGTGCTGGCGTTCATCAGCGGTGCGATCTGCGTGCTGCTGGGCCTGCTGTGCTTCCGTTCAGCGGCCCAGTCGGTGCTGCTGCTGGCGCTGTGGATCGGCATCGGCTGGCTGTTCCGCGGCATCACGCACCTGGCGGCGGTGGCCTCGGACCCGATGATGCCGGCCCGCGGCTGGCAGGGTTTCGTCGGCGGTCTGAGCGTGCTGGCGGGCATCGTGCTGATGGTCTGGCCGGCCCACTCGATCACCGCGCTGGCGATCCTGGCGGCCTGCGGCCTGGTGGTGATCGGCCTCACCGAGATCGTCGCGGCGCTGCGGATCCGCAGCGGCGCCAAGCAGTACCCGCGCGACCTCTGA
- a CDS encoding NAD(P)-binding protein: protein MTDQGRGSPEGGTEPTGAAEAVGAAEAAGAVVGGHYIVCGGNSLAYRLILELTEQYEVPVVAVVPDRSREHGPAIARIPGVRAVLEHAAVTGEALGAADVGHARGIALMDGTDQENIHAALAAENRNPGVRIVLRIFNQRLGEHLEKLLPNCAALSGSATAAPAFANGALSRPHTVEVGGRQLYVAYDAEIRSDQVCLVADRIDRQDLTRLRLLPGTGGRAADFIRIAEFLGGGEGVVPRGRPDLAPAAEPGGLAALQTLDTEQPLRPPLRKRLKWWLLDGLKHFTNTRLRMILITAFVAILLGGLVLARHTTHSGGFGWTVYFTLLDAAGAVQPDVPGQVLGDSWARAAQVLITFCGITFVPVATAIVVEALASGRRGVPRPPGARTRDHVIVVGLGNVGTRVATLVHGTGLPVVCLERDPQARGIAAARALGIPVLIGEGPLEAQLKQARVKHARAVVAVTSDDAANLEAALEARAVRPEVRIVVRLFDDDFAHHVYATLGNVASRSVSYLAAPAFAAALMGREVLGTLSVFRHVLLIAELTVEEGSGLDGRNTGDLEGPGGVRVLAVRLHRRPQDYQWNFADRSRRLLPGDRIVVAATRAGLARVIQ from the coding sequence ATGACGGACCAGGGGCGGGGGAGCCCGGAGGGCGGGACGGAGCCGACCGGGGCGGCCGAGGCGGTCGGGGCGGCCGAGGCGGCCGGGGCGGTCGTCGGCGGGCACTACATCGTGTGCGGCGGCAACTCGCTCGCGTACCGGCTGATCCTGGAGCTCACCGAGCAGTACGAGGTGCCGGTGGTCGCCGTGGTCCCCGACCGGTCCCGCGAGCACGGGCCGGCGATCGCCCGGATACCCGGCGTCCGGGCCGTGCTGGAGCACGCCGCGGTCACCGGCGAGGCGCTCGGCGCGGCCGACGTCGGGCACGCCCGCGGCATCGCGCTGATGGACGGCACCGACCAGGAGAACATCCACGCCGCGCTCGCCGCCGAGAACCGCAACCCCGGCGTCCGGATCGTGCTGCGGATCTTCAACCAGCGCCTCGGCGAGCACCTGGAGAAGCTGCTCCCCAACTGCGCCGCGCTCTCCGGCTCCGCCACCGCCGCCCCCGCCTTCGCCAACGGCGCCCTCAGCCGCCCGCACACCGTCGAGGTCGGCGGCCGGCAGCTGTACGTCGCCTACGACGCCGAGATCCGGTCCGACCAGGTCTGCCTGGTCGCCGACCGGATCGACCGGCAGGACCTCACCCGGCTCCGGCTGCTCCCCGGGACCGGCGGCCGGGCCGCCGACTTCATCCGGATCGCCGAGTTCCTCGGCGGCGGCGAGGGCGTCGTCCCGCGCGGCCGCCCGGACTTGGCACCCGCCGCCGAACCGGGCGGCCTGGCCGCCCTGCAGACGCTCGACACCGAACAGCCGCTGCGCCCGCCGCTGCGCAAGCGGCTCAAGTGGTGGCTGCTGGACGGGCTCAAGCACTTCACCAACACCCGGCTGCGGATGATCCTGATCACCGCGTTCGTGGCCATCCTGCTCGGCGGCCTGGTGCTGGCCCGGCACACCACCCACTCCGGCGGCTTCGGCTGGACGGTGTACTTCACGCTGCTCGACGCGGCCGGCGCCGTCCAGCCCGACGTGCCCGGGCAGGTGCTCGGCGACTCCTGGGCCCGGGCCGCCCAGGTGCTGATCACCTTCTGCGGGATCACCTTCGTCCCCGTCGCCACCGCCATCGTGGTCGAGGCCCTGGCCAGCGGGCGCCGGGGCGTCCCCCGACCGCCCGGGGCCCGCACCCGCGACCACGTCATCGTGGTCGGCCTCGGCAACGTCGGCACCCGGGTCGCCACCCTGGTGCACGGCACCGGGCTGCCGGTGGTCTGCCTGGAGCGCGACCCGCAGGCCCGCGGCATCGCCGCCGCCCGCGCCCTCGGCATCCCCGTCCTGATCGGCGAGGGCCCGCTGGAGGCCCAGCTCAAGCAGGCCCGGGTCAAGCACGCCCGGGCCGTGGTCGCCGTCACCTCCGACGACGCCGCCAACCTGGAGGCCGCCCTGGAGGCCCGGGCGGTCCGCCCCGAAGTCCGGATCGTGGTGCGGCTGTTCGACGACGACTTCGCCCACCACGTGTACGCCACCCTCGGCAACGTGGCCTCCCGCTCGGTCTCCTACCTGGCCGCCCCCGCCTTCGCCGCCGCCCTGATGGGACGCGAGGTGCTCGGCACCCTCTCGGTCTTCCGGCACGTGCTGCTGATCGCCGAACTCACCGTCGAGGAGGGCTCCGGCCTGGACGGCCGGAACACCGGCGACCTGGAGGGCCCCGGTGGCGTCCGGGTGCTCGCCGTCCGGCTGCACCGCCGCCCGCAGGACTACCAGTGGAACTTCGCCGACCGCTCCCGGCGGCTGCTCCCCGGCGACCGGATCGTGGTCGCCGCCACCCGGGCCGGACTCGCCCGCGTCATCCAGTGA
- a CDS encoding VanZ family protein, producing the protein MIRAALNGNTGMIPAFLVLALLLGAVGHRLARRHGLPLLPTLLLAAALAGELAVTLYPTFSGGGTQAVCGWSDDLALAFRTEQGRLNLLMYAPIGLFGVLALGRPLAVSCGVLGLTAATETAQGLIPAVGRACDSSDLAANAAGGLLGVLLGVVVRLALRRRVAPDRAEWRAAGLLVAAVGVPVLLLQSFVLTWTGTTGAVEATPEQEQLARQDVALLFGPDAGAFRTQRWTGEGVDQLVVDLDKGTFTVDWPSGRLRTLMTVPDRPGVERPAAPATEAAAAAQAVRGAADAFAARWLPGRGAGTEPRVVPGGGRDGSHRFTYGTGADELSVDIASDGRLVQFGTMP; encoded by the coding sequence ATGATCCGAGCCGCCCTGAACGGCAACACCGGGATGATTCCGGCCTTCCTGGTCCTCGCCCTACTGCTCGGAGCCGTCGGCCACCGCCTCGCCCGGCGGCACGGCCTGCCGCTCCTGCCCACCCTGCTGCTCGCCGCCGCCCTGGCCGGGGAACTGGCCGTCACGCTCTACCCGACCTTCAGCGGCGGCGGCACCCAGGCGGTGTGCGGGTGGAGCGACGACCTGGCACTCGCCTTCCGCACCGAACAGGGCCGGCTGAACCTCCTGATGTACGCGCCGATCGGCCTGTTCGGCGTACTGGCCCTCGGCCGGCCGCTGGCCGTCTCCTGCGGCGTGCTCGGCCTGACCGCCGCCACCGAGACCGCGCAGGGCCTGATCCCGGCCGTCGGCCGGGCCTGCGACAGCAGCGACCTCGCCGCCAACGCGGCCGGCGGCCTGCTCGGCGTGCTGCTCGGCGTCGTGGTGCGGCTGGCGCTGCGCCGCCGGGTGGCCCCGGACCGGGCCGAGTGGAGGGCCGCCGGCCTGCTGGTGGCCGCGGTGGGCGTCCCGGTCCTGCTGCTCCAGTCCTTCGTGCTGACGTGGACGGGCACCACCGGTGCGGTGGAGGCCACCCCGGAGCAGGAGCAACTGGCCCGCCAGGACGTCGCGCTGCTGTTCGGACCGGACGCCGGAGCGTTCCGCACCCAGCGCTGGACCGGCGAGGGGGTGGACCAGTTGGTGGTCGACCTGGACAAGGGGACCTTCACCGTGGACTGGCCCTCCGGGCGGTTGCGCACGCTGATGACCGTCCCCGACCGGCCCGGCGTCGAACGGCCCGCGGCCCCCGCCACGGAGGCCGCCGCGGCCGCGCAGGCCGTCCGGGGCGCCGCCGACGCCTTCGCGGCCCGCTGGCTCCCCGGCCGCGGCGCGGGCACCGAGCCCAGGGTCGTGCCGGGCGGCGGCCGGGACGGCAGCCACCGCTTCACCTACGGCACCGGCGCGGACGAGTTGTCCGTCGACATCGCCTCGGACGGCCGGCTGGTCCAGTTCGGCACCATGCCGTGA
- a CDS encoding enoyl-CoA hydratase, translated as MTEYETILVDRKGRVGIITLNRPEALNALNTRLMNEVVAAARDFDRDPEIGALVVTGSAKAFAAGADIKEMQDNRFPAVYLDDWLGPWDELGRLRKPVVAAVAGYALGGGCELAMLCDILIAADTAKFGQPEIKLGVIPGIGGSQRLTRAVGKAKAMDLCLTGRTMGAEEAERAGLVSRVVPAEQLLPEALAVAEAVAAMSLPAAVMMKESVNRAFETTLAEGVRFERRLFHAAFATADQKEGMAAFAEKRPATFTNG; from the coding sequence ATGACCGAGTACGAGACGATCCTGGTGGACCGCAAGGGCCGGGTCGGCATCATCACCCTCAACCGGCCCGAGGCGCTCAACGCGCTCAACACCCGGCTGATGAACGAGGTGGTGGCGGCCGCCCGGGACTTCGACCGCGACCCGGAGATCGGCGCGCTGGTGGTCACCGGCTCGGCGAAGGCCTTCGCGGCCGGCGCCGACATCAAGGAGATGCAGGACAACCGCTTCCCCGCCGTCTACCTCGACGACTGGCTCGGCCCCTGGGACGAGCTGGGCCGGCTGCGCAAGCCGGTGGTCGCCGCCGTCGCGGGCTACGCGCTGGGCGGCGGCTGCGAGTTGGCGATGCTCTGCGACATCCTGATCGCCGCCGACACCGCCAAGTTCGGCCAGCCCGAGATCAAGCTGGGCGTCATCCCCGGCATCGGCGGCTCCCAGCGGCTGACCCGCGCGGTCGGCAAGGCCAAGGCCATGGACCTGTGCCTGACCGGCCGGACGATGGGCGCCGAGGAGGCCGAGCGGGCCGGCCTGGTCTCCCGGGTCGTCCCCGCCGAACAGCTGCTGCCCGAGGCGCTCGCCGTCGCCGAGGCGGTCGCCGCGATGTCGCTACCCGCCGCCGTGATGATGAAGGAGTCCGTGAACCGGGCCTTCGAGACCACCCTCGCCGAGGGCGTCCGGTTCGAACGGCGGCTCTTCCACGCCGCCTTCGCCACCGCCGACCAGAAGGAGGGCATGGCGGCCTTCGCCGAGAAGCGCCCGGCCACCTTCACCAACGGCTGA